Proteins co-encoded in one Arachis hypogaea cultivar Tifrunner chromosome 11, arahy.Tifrunner.gnm2.J5K5, whole genome shotgun sequence genomic window:
- the LOC112723127 gene encoding pathogenesis-related protein 2, whose translation MAVFTFEDEITSTVPPAKLYNAMKDADSITPKIIDDVKSVEIVEGNGGPGTIKKLTIVEDGETKFILHKVEAIDEANYAYNYSVVGGVALPPTAEKITFETKLVEGPNGGSIGKLSVKFHSKGDAKPDEEAMKKGKAKGEALFKAIEGYVLANPALY comes from the exons ATGGCTGTCTTCACATTCGAGGATGAAATCACCTCCACCGTGCCTCCGGCCAAGCTTTACAATGCTATGAAGGATGCCGACTCCATCACACCTAAGATTATTGATGACGTCAAGAGTGTTGAAATCGTTGAGGGAAACGGTGGTCCTGGAACCATCAAGAAACTCACCATTGTCGAGG ATGGAGAAACCAAGTTTATCTTGCACAAGGTGGAGGCAATAGATGAGGCTAACTATGCATACAACTACAGCGTTGTTGGAGGAGTGGCTCTGCCTCCCACGGCGGAGAAGATAACATTTGAGACAAAGCTGGTTGAAGGACCCAACGGAGGATCCATTGGAAAGCTGAGTGTGAAGTTCCACTCGAAAGGAGATGCAAAGCCAGATGAGGAAGCCATGAAGAAGGGGAAGGCCAAGGGTGAAGCTCTCTTCAAGGCTATTGAGGGTTACGTTTTGGCCAACCCTGCTCTCTATTGA
- the LOC140176261 gene encoding uncharacterized protein, whose amino-acid sequence MEFESLEQFKQALKDFTISEGRRIFYMKNDKRRVRAACIHGGFMPGKEVQKAKAKARKAAKEKAKLEAAKEANESDKAKGVVATNEALPEGEKNNEGATTNEVEAQANAANNEKCGNEGGYQIKTYNPTHTCGREFGSNMADQHWVAKKLEKRLLSQPRLTHAEAWDHIKVDYNVILSDKMLYRGLWMAKEKYIGNEKAQYGKLCDYLNEIHRSNEGSFALLAVEPIPQYPPLFDKLYICLDACKNGFKVGCRPLIGLDGCFLKGFYGGQLLSAIGQDANNHFYVIAYAVVDSETKASWKWFLELLQDNSGQCTADGWNFISDQQNGLLPALKEVMPNAHHRNCVRHIWKNFTNKYKDTQLKNVVWACSKSSTVAEFNDNMQRLKRMNEDAWVYLAKLDPRCWTKSKFSHYPKLDNITNNMTEV is encoded by the exons ATGGAGTTTGAGTCACTTGAACAATTTAAGCAGGCTCTGAAGGACTTTACCATATCAGAGGGTAGGAGGATATTTTATATGAAGAATGATAAGAGAAGGGTTAGAGCTGCTTGTATACATGGAGGCTTCATGCCTGGAAAAGAAGTGCAAAAAGCCAAGGCAAAGGCAAGAAAAGCAGCTAAGGAAAAGGCAAAGTTAGAGGCTGCTAAAGAAGCTAATGAAAGCGACAAAGCTAAAGGGGTGGTGGCAACGAATGAGGCTCTTCCTGAAGGTGAGAAAAACAATGAGGGAGCTACAACCAATGAGGTAGAAGCACAAGCTAATGCAGCAAACAATGAAAAATGTGGAAATGAAG GTGGATACCAAATAAAGACCTACAACCCCACTCACACCTGTGGAAGAGAGTTTGGCAGCAATATGGCAGATCAACATTGGGTAGCAAAGAAGCTAGAAAAAAGATTGTTGAGTCAACCACGGTTGACACATGCAGAGGCATGGGATCACATAAAGGTTGATTACAATGTGATACTCAGTGATAAAATGCTGTACAGAGGACTTTGGATGGCCAAGGAAAAGTATATTGGTAACGAGAAGGCGCAATATGGCAAGCTATGTGATTATCTGAATGAGATACACAG GAGCAATGAAGGTTCATTTGCACTGTTGGCAGTGGAGCCTATACCTCAATATCCTCCATTAtttgataaattatatatttGCTTAGACGCCTGTAAAAATGGGTTCAAGGTTGGATGTCGCCCCTTGATAGGTTTAGATGGATGCTTCCTGAAGGGTTTTTATGGGGGACAATTATTGTCAGCTATAGGACAAGACGCGAACAATCATTTTTATGTGATTGCGTATGCAGTAGTTGACAGTGAGACAAAGGCAAGTTGGAAATGGTTTCTGGAGTTGTTACAAGATAATTCTGGGCAATGCACTGCCGATGGTTGGAACTTCATCAGCGATCAACAGAAT GGTCTTTTGCCAGCACTAAAGGAGGTTATGCCTAACGCCCATCACAGAAACTGTGTTAGGCACATTTGGAAGAATTTCACAAACAAATACAAGGATACACAACTTAAGAATGTGGTCTGGGCTTGTTCCAAAAGTTCAACCGTTGCAGAGTTTAATGATAACATGCAAAGGCTGAAGAGAATGAATGAGGACGCATGGGTTTACCTTGCAAAATTAGATCCAAGATGCTGGACTAAGTCAAAATTCAGCCACTACCCTAAGCTGGACAATATCACCAATAACATGACAGAGGTGTAG